Sequence from the Toxoplasma gondii ME49 chromosome Ib, whole genome shotgun sequence genome:
agaagaacctgCAGAatcgagagggaagaagacacgagcGTCATCACGCCATCACTGCCCAGAtctgcagaagagcgagaaagaagcactGACCAACACACAGAAACTACAAAAGTCGTGGCAGACAtccaagaaaagaagacttACAGTCTCTCAggttctttcctgtcttcacACTCCTGCTCATAGGCGGCAAGCAAGAGGTGATGCATTTCCTTCAGAAAAACAGACCTTGGACGTCTTTCTCCCTcacgtctgtctccttcctcttcctccagagAGCCGAggagagccgcgaggcgcgcgagagagagaagaagcagctcttcttcttctccttcctgttgGAGCCAGGCTAGAAGAGTCCCGTATCTCCTTGTCCTTCCTCGCTcatttttcctcgtctctccctcttcctccacctcCACATCCGTCGTCGTGGTCTTCATCTCCTCGATCTCTCCAGGAACTGCTCCTTTCGCGTTTCGctcactctcttctttctccttccccttcgtctcctcgttcctctccgtgtcttttcctgctgtctcccctctctctgtgtcttctttctctgtctcctttgagGACTGGGTCGCGCTTAGAGGTCGGGCTCCATCTTCGCTTTCCCCGCGCCTTTCGGTTCGACTTTTGAGAAGTCCGTCCTCCTTGGGGACGActggtgcatgcatcgacgcGACGCTTCTGAGTCTCAGAAGGCGACAAACCTCTCTTCGTTGCTCTTCCTCTAAGCAGCTCTCTCGGTCTCGGTGGTTGCTGTTCTCCTTCatccgcgtttcctccgaAACTGAAACGTGGAAGAACTGCAGGAGAACCGCGCGCACAGTCTGGCGGTAAAAGGAGAGTACCACTCTTTCTTGGTGTGCTtgctcgtctgcttcctgccATTTTCTCCGAATCTCCTGCGAGTCGCCCTCAAACTGCAGGCGACGTTTccgctcttcgcctcccaGAGGTACCGCAGTGTGAAGGCTCTCTGGCTGGGCTTTCGGTGTCGCCGTTTCTTCCGGAGACGCATGAAAAAGTCGCtccgcgaggagaagaatcGGCACGCGCAAATCCGAATAAAGTGTAGCTGTGTCGAAGAGGCGCTGCCACGAAGAGCGAACCAGATCTTTGCTGAACTCGAGGgcagctgtacagacactccgACTCTCTGTGGCTTCCTCTCCACATTCTGCACTTCCCCAAGCAGACAACGGAGACCGACAACACTGCGTATCAGGAACGGACGAAGATCTAGATGAAAAGGAcaatggagaggaagaagaagggagagaagaggaggaagaagagaacgacaaaggaggagaggaaggagagaagggataAGGACATGAAAGcgtgtctctttgtttcgtTTCAGAAGACGGAATCATCTCGGAAAGAGTTCTGagcgtcgcatgcagaatTTCGTAGGCCGAGGAAAGAGTGTCTTCTCTGGAATGTCTTTGCAGCCACTCGGCAACAGGCGGCAGAGATGACAGCCGGCGTTCTCGAAATGCACTTCTTCGTCCTGGGCCGCCAACAGCCGCTCGCTCGCTTGTTGAGAGTCCCACCGTCCTTTCTTCCAACACGAATGTTCTCTTCGACTCGGGCTCGACAgtttcgagagaagaagaagagcagactGGGTGGAGGCGACCGAGCGCGTCCCGCTGTCTAGACACTTCGTTCTCGACCCTCAAAGGAGGCGCCAAAAAAGAAATGCTTGGGCGTTCGCTTTCGACAGAAGCGCCGAGACGGACCCTCAGTGCAGTCCGTGCGTCGACGTTCTTGCAAGCGACAAAAGCAGGTCCGCCTGCGCCGGTGTTGACGGTGTTCGGTGAAGGAAAGGAGTTCTCGCTCGAGGACAGACAGGCGTTTTGGCGAACGCGCTGTtgcggagaaaaggagcagcCAAAGGCCGCAGGCACATCCGAAAGAAGGGCGCAGGAAGAacgcaggagaagcgaaTGAAGTGCCAGGAACACAGAGCCGCAGAGGCACTGACGGCGATCCGCGGggctgccttcttctcttgctcctcGACCAAGGCGTGCTTTCGCGCGAAGGCGGTCAtcggcgtctgtctccgtgtctttctctccgcaaGCGTCGCCTTGCCGTCGAGCTGAAGTTTCTTTCCCCGCCGCTGGAGGCAGGCCACACAGACAGGTGAGGCGAGTCGCTGGGCCAGCGGTGAGAACtggcagagcagagagaagcgggtGATTTGCTCCAgcagggagacagagcggcaagcgagcagaagcgagaagaagaggaagaagccgttcgcgcatgcacctggaaaacgcagagaggaggctCTGCTGTGCATGGAACGGCAGGCTTTCCGCGTTTGACAGCGAACTCTCTGGAGTcggagaggacagagaagacgcaactGACCAAACTGTCTCGCATGTCGCGACTGTGACCTTCCACAGCGGctcgagaagacagaaaagcttGCGCCTCTCGGATGTCTCGCCACCTCCTCCCCGCGATCTCTGCTCTTCCCGAAGAAGGCCCAGTGTGCATTTCTGCATCGTTTCGTGGAGGAGTATCAGCAACTCGatgggagagaaaaggagagagacagcagctgcagaaagcggaggagagagggagacccCGGAGGAAGGCGCCGACGCCTCTGCAACCGCCTGCACGACGGCCGCTTTGTGCGCTTTGTTCCCGAAAGAATAGCAGGAATCCTGGCTAGAACTGCGGTCGAGATCCGAGAACGACCCGTCGCGCGCGCTTTTCCTCGGCCTCACGTCTCCACGTGTGTCTTTGCTCTTTCGGCGATTAAGGCCCCCAGAGTGAAACAAAGATCCCGAGAAAAGCACCGCCCGCCACGCggcgagcagagaaacgaacagatCCTCGACAACTCCCCTTTCGTCTAAAAGAAGATTCAGGAACGCGGCTCTCCTTACGCAACTCGACATGTCTCCGTGACATCCCTCATTTgattcgtctccttctgctccctgctcgtcgctttctcggcCATTCCCCTGTCTGTTTggctccttcgtttctctctgtcctccacTTCCTGGTCGGTGGCACCTGCGAGTCTGTGGgcgcgcttctgcttctttgagACTTCTAGAAAATACACCGCGCTctgcgctctcttcctctgcgaagctctctttcttcgcgcctgcatgcggcgcAAGCGTGCCTAGCGCCTCCACTtcggaggcgaggaagcgccAGACGCGGACCAAGGCTTTCGCAAGCTCAAGGTCTTCGGCTCGCTCCTGACCttcctttcgctcttcgccagagtctccttccttcgtctcctgtttccGCGGGCCATGAGGACGCGGCTCGAGCGCCAGCGCCGGCGGCGCCTGGCGCTGAGGCGCTGCTCGCAGGTCCGCGGGAAGCCTCAGGGCGCGCgtgagagacaagacgagtATTTTGTACAGCGGACGCCGCACAGTTCCTTCCCGGTGGTGCGCGAGAACAGCCGCAGACTCCGAACACGAgtcagaagaaggcgaggaactCAACGAAagcgacgcaggagacgcagatcCGTTGTGCAGCAAAGAAGGGTGacatgaggaagaagaagaagcagaagaagaagaagaagaagaaggagaaggagaagcagaagaaggagaaggacgtGTGGGTGTAAGGCTGTCAACGAGAAGGTTGATTGAGTTGACATAGTTAGCAGACCCCCGGGAGAAGATCAGGGGTGAGAAGAATCCGAAGAAAACGGCAGAATTTGAGACAAGTCCAAACGTCTtgtgcatttctctctccttgcacACGGCACCGTCCACAGCAAATCGAGAGGGCACCGCGTTCTCACCTTCTGCAGAAGATCCTCCTGTTTCGCCTGCGCTCTCGGCTTGCGCAGCCTCAGCAAAGAGACGCCTTGCAGCTCCTTTctgctcgtctccctctcgtgcctctttgctctcccctctctccgcctgcacgtcttcttccccgcctcTCACATCTTCTCTCGAGCGACTCGCCATGAAACCTGCCTTTCTTCCAACTGTCTCTTTGTCCCCTCTCTgagtctcctcctctctcctgtgtcctctgtctctcaccTCCGCTTGCAAGTCAGAGCggagaacgcatgcacttcgAGAAAGAGCGCGAGCCACGCActgaagaacagagacacaaagcgcagagacagttttgaaggaagaacgcgacgctcgctcctcctcctctccgctcTGAAACGCctccgcagaagaagagacagaagaagagaaaggagagtaagaaggaagagaagacgaagaaacggaaaatgaggaggaagaagagtcgcATTGCGTGAGGAGTGGAACGAGCTTTGTGAGGCTACAGAGAGCCATGTAGTTGGGTGCGATTGGTGATGGAACTTTTTcaaagagaacggagaacgaagagagagaacagaagagagacgagtcTCCTGTGGCGCACGCAGTCAGAACTTCGGCGGttcgaagaacgagaagaactcGACAGACATCAGCCGCGGCGGGGACCGTTGACTTCTTCACTGGAGATGTACTCCCGTCCGCTTTCCTCGCAACGACATCACtgccgctctctccttcttccccatTCTCGACCTGCCCATCTCGCGCGCGCCGCTGCTCTCTactggtgtatgtacacctcgcACCAGCGGACTTGTAGAAGAAGGAACACGCGAGGAGTTCTACAAGCGCGTCGAGAAGCTCCAAGACGGCAAGCAATGCACAGCCTTCGCGGTCCTCGCTTGTACACACTGTGTTTGTagttcgttcttcttcttttctttctcgtcttcgccaaGTTTCGCCCTCACGCCTCTGAAACAGAGGGCTCAGTGTCGGCAAAGAATCGCAAAGTCGAttgagcagaagaaacagcagactcgtctcgttctcctcttcgttcgctctcttctctcgcttaTCTGTGTTTGGATTTGAAcattcttctccgtttccacTTTCCTCGCAGAGCATCCAGGCGACGAGAGCTGCTGTTCGGCTTCGGCAAGTGAGTGTGGTGAGGGGTGCGAAGAGAAGAcccaggagagaagcgaagaagcgagctTTTTCGACGGAGAAGGTAGAAGAGGCCCGTGGAGCACAGACACaaactttgtctttctccgaCATATCCCCCCTACCtctgcctgcttctcccgccttcgcgactccctgttccttctcttcatgcctctttctgtcttgtgCACAAACACGAGCGTCCTCTGCCAGGAttcgccgagagagagacttcgACGCAGCTGGCCGCCTCAACGCTTCCAAGAGGAGACCAAGTCCGCCAGCTTCTCCGCAGACGAGCTGCCAAGCCAGACccagtctctcttcgtcgaggaGTGCGTCTCGGGGTGTCTCCAGAGAGCCGGAAAACTGGTAGCGGAAGTCCGTAAGCCAcagggcgaggagagaggctgcGGTGGATGTCCACCCC
This genomic interval carries:
- a CDS encoding hypothetical protein (encoded by transcript TGME49_209270), with amino-acid sequence MAPCSCAVSAEYAELHPPDLLEDESLLARIECLETPQKEGLFSRKFDPRKSRAKALSDIRGGNGGTTLHLPFSGFSHQAVPGKQKQIKQRISSEEKAGTPPSSESHSSSSPLSCSVSPSFRDAVALLQRLVPPPVSCSSLPLLASPDSSPRFFPPECPSVSSLSSLASALGSKHLQPSSCASSLSAPSELPSVSLADSPAPVSLSSCDASPCSSNSSSSSVSPSSSHIPHILASLTATHADAHTQLHRNTREAVEACSSLSGEETGKPCLPQVASPSAELPRPASKHREKPLSRLCLTTVQATCGETEEKGVLLEASGDLKRLRSRGEFGSRDQSVELRSIGLFLLSLLPDSDFRFGGVPESGDTQFPFGNRSESSDFFSCLGVAEEERDVRVSPRDANEKRRGEKRCEWSPVSKIRNPQTDKTDEIALSGALPDLNKRAVQSILDAVAVYVQSRELASRDASGSPSLPSVELGNSATREAPFLRVEVCSDGEKDLESLQVSTRSPLPAPLSSELFFLSVLHRVNGATTPSVSRSSSASLRVEFPQRQLHLCTLKALRALQGVPGWTSTAASLLALWLTDFRYQFSGSLETPRDALLDEERLGLAWQLVCGEAGGLGLLLEALRRPAASKSLSRRILAEDARVCAQDRKRHEEKEQGVAKAGEAGRGRGDMSEKDKVCVCAPRASSTFSVEKARFFASLLGLLFAPLTTLTCRSRTAALVAWMLCEESGNGEECSNPNTDKREKRANEEENETSLLFLLLNRLCDSLPTLSPLFQRREGETWRRRERKEEERTTNTVCTSEDREGCALLAVLELLDALVELLACSFFYKSAGARCTYTSREQRRARDGQVENGEEGESGSDVVARKADGSTSPVKKSTVPAAADVCRVLLVLRTAEVLTACATGDSSLFCSLSSFSVLFEKVPSPIAPNYMALCSLTKLVPLLTQCDSSSSSFSVSSSSLPSYSPFSSSVSSSAEAFQSGEEEERASRSSFKTVSALCVSVLQCVARALSRSACVLRSDLQAEVRDRGHRREEETQRGDKETVGRKAGFMASRSREDVRGGEEDVQAERGESKEAREGDEQKGAARRLFAEAAQAESAGETGGSSAEAAGKETSARRQGDACGEKDTETDADDRLRAKARLGRGAREEGSPADRRQCLCGSVFLALHSLLLRSSCALLSDVPAAFGCSFSPQQRVRQNACLSSSENSFPSPNTVNTGAGGPAFVACKNVDARTALRVRLGASVESERPSISFLAPPLRVENEVSRQRDALGRLHPVCSSSSLETVEPESKRTFVLEERTVGLSTSERAAVGGPGRRSAFRERRLSSLPPVAEWLQRHSREDTLSSAYEILHATLRTLSEMIPSSETKQRDTLSCPYPFSPSSPPLSFSSSSSSLPSSSSPLSFSSRSSSVPDTQCCRSPLSAWGSAECGEEATESRSVCTAALEFSKDLVRSSWQRLFDTATLYSDLRVPILLLAERLFHASPEETATPKAQPESLHTAVPLGGEERKRRLQFEGDSQEIRRKWQEADEQAHQERVVLSFYRQTVRAVLLQFFHVSVSEETRMKENSNHRDRESCLEEEQRREVCRLLRLRSVASMHAPVVPKEDGLLKSRTERRGESEDGARPLSATQSSKETEKEDTERGETAGKDTERNEETKGKEKEESERNAKGAVPGEIEEMKTTTTDVEVEEEGETRKNERGRTRRYGTLLAWLQQEGEEEELLLLSLARLAALLGSLEEEEGDRREGERRPRSVFLKEMHHLLLAAYEQECEDRKEPERLPEKTFFDWPVDCHCRPCLEANHDDCVDE